A window from Leishmania mexicana MHOM/GT/2001/U1103 complete genome, chromosome 33 encodes these proteins:
- a CDS encoding ubiquitin related modifier (urm1)-like protein — protein sequence MQMTHRKIKVALSGGCELLFDKEVSITLADVVPVGATIAQLIDMLRCGYIKERPELFVDATGANVRPGILVLVNGCDAEVLGGVEHVLEDGDEVEFVSTLHGG from the coding sequence ATGCAGATGACGCACAGAAAAATTAAAGTTGccctcagcggcggctgcgagctGCTCTTCGACAAGGAGGTAAGCATAACCTTGGCAGATGTGGTGCCTGTTGGGGCGACCATCGCACAGTTAATTGACATGTTGCGGTGCGGCTACATCAAGGAACGGCCAGAGCTGTTCGTCGATGCCACTGGCGCAAATGTGCGTCCTGGTATTCTGGTGCTGGTGAACGGATGTGATGCCGAGGTGCTTGGTGGCGTAGAGCACGTCTtggaggacggcgacgaggtggaATTTGTGTCTACTCTGCACGGCGGATGA
- a CDS encoding selenocysteine-specific elongation factor,putative: protein MLNVNIGLLGHVDSGKTALAKALSSTASTAAFDKSPQSQSRGITLDLGFSACEVSVEDGNEDATQVLRSADLTKVQCTLVDCPGHASLIRTVVGGAQIIDAMVLVIDATKGMQVQTAECLVLGEVLAKPLVVVLNKTDAIQGATPAAKEAALAALKRKLQQAFRRTRWPTAPIVEVAAAPREMAGGIGHPVNTEAVLPLVLRAVDLAALKAAKESEAERPAQFYMLVDHCFAVRGQGTVFTGTVVAGVVRVGDTVLVPELQTTRKVKGLQVFHKPVESAQSGDRVGLCVTQFDPTWMERGVLCSAASSGRTLVSSSQLIARVHRVRYHPLPCDTHTKFHITIGHATVMGAMRYFVRPPRTTQGLDVAGTVTSFNPSIESAYVEELGDGVVASYTSTDTTTGVPGRPLPVAPAEQDYYAVLLLERPVLAAPGVSMIAMRLDVERENFCRIALAGTVCHVLSEEGAAVRTATTVPGSADHSATHGQVPAWRRLPVVRYRYRALRVDRVLDSRSCIADGVVSLQTPGAGGSGSRPAGASAGAKRDKGRVNVEARQKAELFAEVQKFLRLAVVFEPEDGDAAVTTPQASSPGAVKGIIDSSFGKTGKVKLVFDGPVFADPAASAATAPIGSFVSAARNKRNNSTKGPDSVDAGRSGGVFLRPGRILLVLKKYPFALHSGLEQ, encoded by the coding sequence ATGTTAAATGTGAACATTGGACTTCTTGGTCATGTTGATAGCGGCAAGACGGCGCTGGCCAAGGCGCTGTCGAGCACTGCCTCCACTGCTGCCTTTGATAAGAGTCCGCAGAGTCAGTCGCGTGGGATTACGCTGGACCTCGGCTTCAGTGCCTGTGAGGTGTCCGTCGAAGACGGCAACGAGGATGCCACCCAAGTACTGCGGTCAGCCGATTTGACCAAGGTGCAATGCACGCTGGTCGACTGCCCAGGGCACGCATCACTGATTCGCACGGTGGTTGGTGGGGCGCAGATAATTGACGCGATGGTGTTGGTCATCGACGCAACGAAGGGCATGCAGGTGCAGACGGCTGAGTGTCTGGTCCTGGGCGAGGTGCTGGCTAAGCCGCTCGTCGTTGTACTGAACAAGACGGACGCGATTCAGGGCGCCACGCCAGCAGCTAAAGAGGCAGCATTGGCGGCCCTCAAGAGAAAACTGCAGCAGGCGTTTCGCCGCACGCGGTGGCCCACGGCGCCCATTGTGGAGGTGGCAGCTGCCCCACGCGAGATGGCGGGCGGGATTGGACACCCCGTGAACACGGAGGCAGTTTTGCCTTTGGTACTGCGCGCGGTCGACCTCGCGGCACTGAAGGCTGCAAAAGAGAGCGAGGCCGAGAGGCCAGCGCAGTTCTACATGCTCGTGGATCACTGCTTCGCCGTGCGGGGCCAGGGCACCGTGTTCACAGGGACTGTTGTCGCTGGCGTCGTTCGCGTCGGGGACACGGTGCTCGTGCCAGAGCTGCAGACGACGCGCAAGGTAAAGGGGCTGCAGGTGTTTCACAAACCAGTCGAGTCGGCGCAGAGCGGGGACCGGGTGGGGCTGTGTGTGACTCAGTTTGACCCTACATGGATGGAGCGCGGCGTCCTTTGCAGCGCCGCAAGCAGCGGCCGAACGCTGGTGAGCTCCTCGCAGCTGATCGCGCGGGTGCATCGTGTGCGCTATCACCCACTGCCCTgtgacacgcacacaaagtTCCACATCACGATCGGCCATGCTACCGTAATGGGAGCCATGAGGTACTTCGTACGACCGCCGCGCACGACCCAGGGCCTCGACGTCGCAGGCACCGTGACCAGCTTCAATCCGTCCATCGAGAGTGCATATGTGGAAGAGCTGGGCGATGGGGTTGTGGCTAGCTACACCTCTACCGACACCACCACAGGCGTCCCCGGACGGCCTTTGCCAGTTGCACCGGCAGAGCAGGACTACtacgccgtgctgctgctcgagcggCCTGTTCTGGCGGCCCCTGGCGTGTCAATGATTGCCATGCGTCTGGATGTTGAACGGGAGAACTTCTGCCGCATCGCACTAGCGGGCACGGTATGCCACGTGCTCAGCGAAGAGGGCGCTGCTGTAAGGACAGCAACAACCGTCCCGGGCAGCGCAGACCACTCTGCGACTCATGGCCAGGTACCGGCATGGCGGCGGCTTCCGGTCGTGCGCTACCGGTATCGCGCGCTGCGAGTAGACCGGGTACTGGACAGCCGGAGTTGCATCGCCGACGGTGTCGTATCGCTGCAGACGCCCGGCGCCGGGGGTAGCGGCAGCCGGCCTGCCGGGGCGTCTGCGGGTGCCAAACGCGATAAAGGCCGTGTTAACGTCGAGGCGCGGCAGAAGGCGGAGCTCTTTGCGGAGGTGCAGAAGTTCCTCCGACTTGCCGTCGTCTTTGAACCGGAGGATGGCGACGCGGCAGTGACAACTCCTCAAGCAAGCAGCCCTGGCGCTGTGAAGGGCATCATCGACTCCTCGTTCGGCAAAACAGGGAAGGTGAAGCTCGTCTTCGATGGCCCTGTCTTTGCCGATCCCGCtgcgagcgccgccacagcgccgATCGGCTCATTCGTGTCGGCGGCGCGTAATAAGCGCAATAATTCGACAAAAGGCCCCGACTCAGTGGACGCTggccgcagcggaggggTATTTCTTCGGCCAGGACGCATTCTTCTTGTACTGAAGAAGTATCCTTTCGCCCTTCACTCAGGCCTCGAGCAGTGA
- a CDS encoding metallo-peptidase, Clan MC, Family M14, protein MGLGFSGCSQQSSPREAASQRNSIARHRKKSRSTYSSTKLQPMNGLDRDASLHVANDAASGAVGSQQSAASLTVQGPEADDAHWVFQRPPNNQRTFYFQEDNLEFSSQFDSGNLIQVERVGTFHYRMYTAMDCGNAPWQTNNRQWFHFSVRGGSKGVVVTICFVGMAHSNMFTYDWMPVMAIVPTRPQYTRIAGKAHVEALEKMPETPGYPLLVHKPVSKDDADSDGGGDEGDNDADASAAGANNNAGTGGIAFSISPTGKSSGTSKKKKAKKKSIAMNLTFNFKIETEIAVTYTPPQGRPDSAAIYIASNHPYTYYTLQRNLGMWQEAARRSNALREMNVPVSDHQARRSSSEQRSGTDSYALDGLPKVQPGSSGKSKKWVAGSNTGNAAAPYCAEFSEIYFHREVLCKSLEGRDVTLLTISDCSSMTLERAPLLSKEDGLPHSSALGFTQRPYSFSGKQYVVLTARVHPGECPGSHLMHGCIDFLMNCTDCRAAALRHNFVFCVVPMLNPDGVVRGHSRVDSNGVDLNRMYRDPSRKQHPAPYAVLALLRSLGSRVALFIDMHAHANKRGTFFYGNSMDWGNQIENLLYAKLVSLNTPYLDFRSCNFSEANMFAVSKSGKRKDSSSRVVAFTEVGIVHGYTIETSHVMADTMNPVALLSNHQADQLDTALLSPPPVMHSPATFHDTARAMLLGLLDLKGMNPISRLPLTQFHSTRGLALWLQRQLQIESAETLFAQAFKMYGKEAQASTGEFGNALLATIMRSMAAEEYPEKITIREARLLPRITFSGVRSFVPLETAIVLLSQTAPTGPPRSLLYGSGNCGAGSGTAAAGGTGCKGGGSAQRRGTSPSSGNSCPTTVPPVVIATRRRSKPILLTSDTTVET, encoded by the coding sequence ATGGGGCTGGGCTTCAGCGGCTGCTCCCAGCAGAGTTCGCCTAGGGAGGCCGCCTCGCAGCGGAACTCGATAGCGAGGCACCGCAAAAAATCTAGATCCACTTATAGCAGCACGAAGTTGCAGCCGATGAACGGGTTAGATCGAGATGCTTCTCTGCACGTCGCTAATGACGCGGCAAGCGGCGCTGTAGGATCGCAGCAAAGCGCTGCAAGCCTGACGGTGCAAGGGCCGGAGGCGGATGACGCGCACTGGGTGTTTCAGAGACCGCCGAACAACCAGCGCACATTCTACTTTCAGGAGGACAATCTTGAGTTCTCCTCGCAGTTTGACAGTGGCAACTTGATTCAGGTGGAGCGGGTGGGCACCTTCCACTACCGCATGTACACGGCGATGGACTGCGGCAACGCACCATGGCAGACCAACAACCGCCAGTGGTTTCACTTCTccgtccgcggcggcagcaaggGCGTTGTCGTCACGATCTGCTTTGTCGGCATGGCACACAGCAATATGTTCACCTATGATTGGATGCCGGTCATGGCAATTGTGCCTACGCGACCGCAGTACACTCGCATCGCTGGAAAAGCGCACGTGGAGGCCCTCGAGAAAATGCCAGAGACTCCCGGTTATCCTCTGCTTGTGCACAAGCCCGTGTCAAAGGACGACGCCGACagtgacggtggcggcgatgaaggTGACAACGATGCCGAtgccagcgctgctggcgccaACAACAATGCGGGCACTGGCGGAATCGCTTTCTCCATCTCGCCTACGGGCAAGTCCTCTGGGACCagcaagaagaaaaaggcaaagaagaagagcatTGCTATGAACCTCACCTTCAACTTCAAAATTGAGACAGAGATCGCGGTAACGTACACCCCGCCTCAGGGGCGCCCAGACTCGGCCGCGATCTACATTGCAAGCAATCACCCTTATACCTACTACACACTGCAACGCAACCTTGGGATGtggcaggaggcggcgcgacgAAGTAACGCTTTGCGGGAGATGAATGTGCCGGTATCCGACCACCAAGCGCGGCGCTCCAGCTCCGAGCAGCGTAGCGGGACGGACTCGTACGCCCTAGACGGCCTGCCCAAAGTTCAGCCTGGAAGCAGCGGAAAGAGTAAGAAGTGGGTTGCAGGTTCCAACACCGGaaacgctgctgctccataCTGTGCGGAGTTCAGCGAGATCTATTTCCACCGCGAGGTTCTCTGCAAATCGCTGGAGGGGCGCGACGTTACACTGCTGACGATTAGCGACTGCAGTTCGATGACGTTAGAGCGGGCACCCCTCCTTTCCAAGGAAGACGGCCTTCCCCACTCTTCAGCTCTCGGCTTTACGCAGAGGCCGTACTCCTTTTCTGGCAAGCAGTACGTGGTGCTGACGGCTCGTGTGCATCCAGGCGAATGCCCAGGCAGCCATCTTATGCACGGCTGTATTGATTTTCTCATGAACTGCACAGACTgtcgagcggcggcgctgcgtcacAACTTTGTCTTCTGCGTGGTTCCGATGCTGAACCCCGACGGCGTAGTTCGCGGCCACAGCCGCGTCGACTCAAACGGCGTCGATCTCAACCGCATGTACAGGGACCCGTCACGTAAGCAACACCCCGCACCATACGCGGTTCTCGCACTTCTGCGGTCTCTAGGCAGCCGCGTGGCGCTTTTCATCgacatgcacgcacatgccAATAAGCGGGGCACCTTCTTTTACGGTAACAGCATGGATTGGGGCAACCAGATAGAAAACCTGCTTTACGCAAAGCTGGTCTCGCTTAACACGCCCTACCTCGACTTCCGCAGCTGCAACTTCTCGGAGGCGAACATGTTCGCCGTTAGCAAGTCTGGCAAACGCAAGGACTCCTCCAGCCGCGTCGTGGCCTTTACCGAGGTCGGTATCGTGCACGGCTACACCATCGAGACCTCACACGTGATGGCTGACACAATGAATCCAgtcgcgctgctgtcgaATCATCAAGCCGACCAACTGGATACTGCCCTTTTAAGCCCACCCCCTGTTATGCACTCACCAGCTACCTTTCACGACACTGCTCGTGCGATGCTGCTGGGACTGCTGGACCTTAAGGGTATGAACCCCATAAGTCGTCTACCCTTGACACAGTTTCACTCCACCCGCGGACTCGCTCTttggctgcagcggcagctgcagatTGAATCAGCGGAGACGCTTTTTGCGCAGGCCTTCAAGATGTACGGCAAGGAAGCTCAGGCCTCCACAGGCGAGTTTGGGAACGCTCTGCTCGCCACCATCATGAGAAGCATGGCGGCAGAGGAGTATCCGGAGAAGATCACAATCAGGGAGGCGCGGTTGCTGCCCCGAATCACCTTCAGCGGTGTTCGGAGCTTTGTGCCACTAGAGACAGCAattgtgctgctgtcgcaaACGGCGCCAACGGGGCCCCCGCGCTCGCTTCTgtacggcagcggcaactgTGGGGCGGGAagcggcactgccgctgccgggggAACCGGCTgcaaaggcggcggcagcgctcagCGCCGTGGCACGTCTCCCTCGAGTGGGAACAGCTGCCCGACTACGGTCCCGCCGGTGGTGAtcgcgacgcggcgccgttcgAAGCCAATTCTTCTCACCAGCGATACAACTGTTGAAACGTAG
- a CDS encoding regulatory subunit of protein kinase a-like protein, with protein MSSFDKYVVQLVCRMGDSVSKRMRETILLNIKDSIDNYQRLRDPAEAQARKEVAAAKKRRAAARKAKQEERRRRMERQANLPPLPSSRPNNATQPAATDSNKKTHTEKSATTRANINPPASSSPERAGAMTAATAAAKAPARPKMHPMEVKDIDFLFVKEVAAQLRNLRRTPGKMTSLAGSQQRCMASNGTGATTPVGASSAPTSAEAGEMAAKDKRSRSGTPQMRMSPPPLDHTAMKALNRENSSVCGEEETMRYPRNNAISYQETFKTFRFGRQEMDNESDSKDERDSHGGEQGQREVKEDEFIDDCEDARRRTIQMQRPSRGAISDSSLDIDEARIASFPTTPKSQEKMKTISRVLVRHFLFSTLDDSDIAKFASIMDVEKFEAGAQILEKGHTNDTFFIVLDGEAETTVVNEDGAEVVVPLVRGSTFGDLGLMYEVSNGGAVVARSSVQCASLERRTYKMITSRAMEDRRCRYKDFLSSLPVFAGVSSHELEAVAERLKEDSYLEGQRVITAGVPNHWLHIITEGSLRVMAPDAETGEMKEVALLHTGDFAGELEFLHHHVAAADVVAVSAVVKTAKLSRRSFEFFPIEARERLMRAVEEEETYAAYQERMHSGTRPPLDTTPPFDAPPSHLRHSLQQHENA; from the coding sequence ATGTCCAGTTTCGACAAGTATGTGGTGCAGCTGGTGTGCCGCATGGGTGATAGCGTGTCGAAGAGGATGCGGGAGACGATACTGCTAAACATCAAGGACAGCATTGACAACTACCAACGGCTGCGTGACCCAGCTGAGGCGCAGGCACGCAAGGAAGTCGCGGCTGCCAAGAAACGGCGGGCGGCTGCGCGAAAGGCcaagcaggaggagcggcgccgaaGAATGGAGCGGCAAGCTAATCTGCCGCCACTCCCGTCCTCGAGGCCGAATAACGCCACTCAACCCGCCGCGACGGACTCAAATAAGAAGACCCACACGGAAAAGTCCGCTACCACAAGAGCCAACATAAACCCCCCTGCTTCCTCGTCTCCAGAGCGTGCTGGTGCCATGACCGCagccactgcagctgcgaaggcgccggcgcgcccCAAGATGCACCCGATGGAGGTGAAAGACATCGACTTCCTCTTTgtgaaggaggtggcggcacaGCTGCGCAATCTGAGAAGGACGCCGGGGAAGATGACCTCTTTGGCCGGTTCCCAGCAACGATGTATGGCCTCGAATGGGACCGGAGCCACAACGCCTGTGGGTGCCTCATCAGCTCCTACATCTGCTGAGGCCGGTGAAATGGCTGCGAAGGATAAGAGGTCACGGTCGGGCACCCCCCAGATGCGCATGTCGCCGCCCCCACTGGACCACACCGCGATGAAGGCGTTGAATCGGGAAAACTCGTCGGTCTGTGGCGAAGAGGAGACTATGCGGTACCCCCGGAACAACGCGATCTCCTACCAGGAAACCTTCAAAACATTCAGGTTTGGACGTCAGGAGATGGACAACGAGAGTGACTCCAAAGACGAGAGGGACTCACATGGCGGAGAACAAGGGCAGAGGGAGGTCAAGGAGGACGAGTTCATCGACGACTGCGAGGATGCTCGACGCCGAACTATTCAAATGCAGCGCCCGAGCCGCGGAGCCATCTCGGACTCCTCACTAGACATTGATGAGGCGCGTATTGCTAGTTTTCCGACAACGCCCAAGTCACAGGAGAAAATGAAGACGATTTCGCGCGTCCTAGTGCGTCACTTTTTGTTTTCTACGCTTGACGACAGTGATATTGCGAAGTTTGCGTCCATCATGGACGTCGAAAAGTTCGAGGCGGGCGCGCAAATCTTGGAAAAGGGCCACACGAACGACACCTTCTTCATTGTGCTTGACGGTGAGGCGGAAACGACGGTTGTGAACGAGGACGGTGCAGAGGTGGTCGTGCCTCTAGTGCGCGGCTCCACATTTGGCGACCTGGGGCTGATGTACGAAGTATCGAACGGTGGGGCCGTCgtggcgcgctcctcggTGCAGTGCGCCTCCCTGGAACGCCGCACCTACAAGATGATCACTTCGCGCGCGATGGAGGACAGGCGGTGCAGGTACAAGGATTTCCTGTCGTCACTGCCTGTGTTTGCCGGAGTGTCCTCGCACGAGCTAGAGGCCGTCGCAGAGCGCCTCAAGGAGGACAGCTACTTGGAGGGTCAGAGGGTGATCACGGCCGGTGTGCCAAATCACTGGTTGCACATCATAACAGAGGGAAGCCTGCGCGTTATGGCGCCGGACGCAGAGACTGGCGAAATGAAAGAGGTGGCGCTTCTCCACACCGGCGACTTTGCCGGTGAACTTGAGTTCCTTCACCAtcacgtcgccgctgctgatgtaGTGGCTGTAAGTGCGGTGGTGAAGACCGCGAAGCTGAGTCGCCGCTCCTTCGAATTCTTCCCGATAGAGGCCCGCGAGCGGCTAATGAGggccgtcgaggaggaggagacgtaCGCGGCGTATCAGGAGCGCATGCACAGTGGCACACGCCCGCCTCTGGACACAACGCCGCCGTTCGATGCCCCGCCATCTCATTTGCGGCACTCTCTGCAACAGCACGAGAACGCGTAA